DNA from Alkalibacter saccharofermentans DSM 14828:
GAATTATCAATCTCTACAATTTTTCTTTCTATCAAGCCTCTATTGACTTCTACGATATGTCGCGGCACGTGCATATACTCATTGACTTCAGTGATGATTTCTCTATGAAGTTCATCCGCTAATGTAGCGGTAGTATCCTCAGCAGATTTCATCCAATTGTCAAAAACAATATATAGGCTTCCGCCTGTCAATATCAATAAAGCAATCAAGAACACCAGTATTATAACGGTTTTTATAGATATACTCTTTGCTTTCATAATCAATCCCCCGCAGACATCAGAATTATATTTGCCATTTCATTCTTTAAGATTTTTAGCAATATTTTCTACCATAACGCTACTTAATTCTACCTTTAGCCGGTTAAAAACACAATCTATTTAATTTATTTTTTTCATAAAATCCACTCGCTATATTTGTCATCATTTTTTATAAGAATATTTCATATTTCATCCACAAGACCTATTCATTCATCATTCCAGGAAGGATTGCCTGGTGAACATCAAAGCATTGCATATTGACTGTTTACCAAACCTTACCCTTATTTCGTCTATCGCCTCTTCCAAGGCTTCCCTCTTCCGCCTTTTACACAAGTCGTCCAAAACATCCGTCTGTAGTGGCGCATCTTGTGGAATAAGTGATATGCCTGAGGATATCCAGCGCATAACACTCGTTCACGAAATAAGTCACGCAGTCTTGCATAGAAAATCTCGAAGTTTTAAATAGAAAAAGTATTGGACATTCGCCAGGCCCCCTCTCTAAAGTCTGGAGGACAGGGCGACATGTATACGATTGAAGTTAAAAAACAAAAGCGTTTTTTATTCTTTGAAAGAAATGCCGCCCTTTACGGGAATAATATCGGGCGATGGTTTATAGAAAAACTTTAGGTGGGATTTAAATTGTCTGGTTTTTTGAACGGGGGAAAAAGTACGACAGTAAGAAGCCTGTCTCTTAGAGGCAGGCTTTCATCATTTATCAACTCTTAAATTTTTGTTTAAATTTATTTTTTAGACTTTTTCCTAAATGCTACTATGCCAGTAGCTCCCAAAGCCGCTGTCAATAGATACGGCAATGCTCCAATATCTCCGGTTTGTGGCACTGTTGTTTCTTCTTCAGCATCTTCTTCAGCATCTTCTTCAACTTCCAATACGAAGCTATCTGGGACTAACACAGTATCTATAATGTGTATTACGCCGTTAGTAGCCTCTACATCTGCTGTAGTTACTGTTGAGTCATTGATTTTCACTCCGTCGGTCAAAGAAACTTCAATTGTTTCGCCCAACAGCGTCTCAGGAGTCATTCCTTCTTCCAAATCAGTTGACATTACAGAGCCACTGACAACATGGTATAGAAGTACATCAGAAAGCTGTGGATGATTTAATAAATCTTCAGCTTCTATACCCAACTCATTTAAAAGCTTGGCAAAAGCATCATTAGTAGGCGCAAAAACTGTAAAAGGTCCTTCACCTGATAATGTATCTACCAATTCTGCTTTTTGCAGAGCTGCCACTAAAGTGCTAAAATCTTCATTCCCTGCAGCAATCTCGACAATTGTCTCATCTGCCGCAAATGCAGTTGATGAAAAAGCTACCAATAGCAAAATCATCAGTACAGCAATTACTTTTCTTTTCATTTTGAATCCTCCCCTTATTTTTTTCTATGCCAAGCGTTGTAGTCGTTTACACACTTAATCTATACCCCTTAAACGTATATTTAAAATCATTTAATATACATTTAACAATTTTTTTTTGATATAATTATAATATAGTATATGATTTTACAAACAAATATGAAACTAGGTGTTTTAAGTGAAACTATTAAGATTAATATCCATTGCAGTTTTTATATTGTCACTTTCTATGATATTTGTAGGACTTAGAGATAGCAGCTTAAACCAAAAACAAAACGAACAGATAAGAGATATGGCACGAAGCCACAATGATCAAACAATCGAAGATATCCGAGATGAAAAAATTTTGGAGATGAAATCAATTAAAGTTCCCAAAGTAGAGATAGGATCAAAATTCATATCTCTGCTGGAAATCAACAAAGACGTCATTGGATGGATATCCATTGAAAATACCCGTGTAGATTATCCCGTTGTGCTCGGATTCGACAACGAACATTATCTAGACCATGATTTTTATGGAAAAAAATCAAGAGCTGGCACTATATTTATGGATTTCAGAAACAGATCCGAAAAAAAACACTTGATCCTTTACGGACATAACATGCGTGATGGGAGCATGTTCAAGGATCTGATAAAATATAAAAAAGAGAGTTTTTTTTATGACAACCCAATTATTCAATTCGATTTTTTAAGCCGAAATGAGAGATGGGAGATATTCTCTGCTTATGTAACTGACACAAATTTTTATTACATAGAGACCAGCTTTAAAAACAACGCTGAATTCACTTCTTTTATTGATGAAATCAAAGGTAAATCCAAATACAAAACAGATATATATCCCGAAGCTAACGACCAGATATTAACACTTTCCACCTGCACCTATGACTTTTCAGATGCCAGATTTGTTATTCATGCCAGAAAAATAAATTGATGATCTTAAATAGCATATCAATTGCGCGTGAATCATATTCACGCGCTCATTAATTTTACAAACAAATCAACTATTGCCGAATCAAACTGAGTCCCCGAGCACCTAACCAATTCACTTAGTGCCTCCTCAACTGTTCTAGTCGACTGATACGCCCTTTTTGCAGTCATAGCTTCAAAAGCATCTGCTACAGCTACAATTCTTGAAACGACGGGAATATCCTCTCCCTTCAAACCCTCCGGATATCCCTTTCCGTCCCACCTTTCATGATGATAAAGTACCGCTTCTGCGAGCATAGCGTATTCATCAACAGACTTAAGTATCTGATATCCTATTTCAGGATGGCGTTTTATCACTTCGAATTCATCATTAGTAAGCCTTCCAACCTTGTTTAAAAGTTCAGGAGGAATCATTATCTTTCCAATATCATGTAAAACACCTGCTGTTTTTATCTCAGCTACCTTATCGGTAGCGTAATTCATTTCTTTTGCAATTGCTTCGCAATATTGGGACACCCTCTCTGTGTGGATCTGCTCTTGATCGTATTTGAAATTTATATTTCTTAGAACTGTTTCAATAGTTCTGCTTCTCATAGTCTTGCCAAACTTTATTTTATCTTTATACATGTCATTGTCTGCCATGACCATTATGTTTTCAAGTTTTTCTTCTAACTTGTTCTTTGTTGCATATCCGACCGATACAGAAACTATCAGGGAATCAAGCTTTGAACGTGAAGCCATTGAAATTATTTCATTCTTTAATCTATCTGCTTTTTTTGCATCTGTATTGGGCATTAAAATACAGAACTCGTCTCCTCCCATGCGTCCTACTATTCCTTCATTATTAGATATTTTTTTCAATACATTGCTTACAAGCTTAAGCAGCTTATCCCCCATGGCATGACCGAAAGCATCATTGGTAAGCTTCAATCCATTTACATCTATGACTAAAAAAGACAAGGGTAAATAAGCTGTGTCATTAAATTTTTTGATGACCTCCTCCATATATCTTCTGTTGTAAAGTCCCGTAAGGTGGTCATGATAGCTTAAGTACTCTATCTTATCAATTTTTTCTCTTTTTTCGGTAAAATCCCTAAAGACTATTACCACACCGTTTATATTCCCCCTAAAATCTTTAATAGGAGCAGCACTGTCTTCTATGGGAATCTCACTGCCATCTTTTGAAATCAAAATCGTATGATTTGCCAGCTCTATTACCTTGCCGGTTTTAAGAACCTCTTCCACCGGATTTAGACAGGACTCTCTGCTAAATTCATTGATGATATCTAAAACTTGGCATAGTGGTTTTCCAGATGCTTCAGCTTGGCTCCAGCCTGTAAGATTTTCAGCAACAGGATTCATAACCTGAATATTCCCTTTTTCATCCGTTGAAATTACCCCGTCTCCCACCGACAACAATGTAGTTTTAAAGAGTTCCTTTTCCTTGATTAGAGCTTGCTCCATCTCTCTTCTTTCATTTATTATTTCAGTATAAACGACTATTCCGCCTATTTCCCCTTCGTTGTCATACCAGGGCCTGCACTCCCATCTAGTCCAGTCCACGGTCCCATCTGCTCTGAAATATGGGTCTTCCTCCGCACAGAGAACTTCTCCTTTTAATGCTCTTTGATGAACGTCTCTCCATTTCTGTGGCAAGTCGGGAAAGACTTCATAGTGATGTTTTCCAATTACGTTCTTGTCTTTTACACGATAACGCTCAAGATAGGTTTGGCTTACATACAGATAATTCAAATCCTTGTCGTGCACAGCCACATCGCTGCGATTATGTTCGATTATGTACTTCATCAAATTGTTTGAATAAAGCATCTCTCTTTCTCTTTCTTTTTTATCTGTTATATCCAAATGCGCGCCCGTCATCCACATTGGCTTTCCTTCATCAGTCCATGAAACTACCTTTCCTCTATCATCAATCCATACCCAAAAGCCTTCCTTGTGCCTCATCCTGTATTCAATCTGGTAGAAAGGCACTTCCATCTGAAACGCCTTCTCCAATGCTTTTTCGGCAAGTGGCAGGTCTTCCGGATGAACGAAGCTTCTCCATGTCTCGATGTTAGTAGGCTTCAAATCAGACAGGTTATGACCGATGATTTCTGCCCACCTTTCATTGAAAACTGTTTCGTTAGTTTGTACATTCCATTCCCACGTACCTGCGTTTGTTCCTTTAATTATATTTTCAAGCTTATGTCGCTCAATCTCCATCTGCCTTTTAGAATCCACCAATTCTGTTACGTCAACATGGGTTCCTACAACTATCGTCTCACCCTCTTCGTTCAAAAGTTTCCCTCTTGATCTTATCCACGCCCAGCGCCCAGATTTTGTTTTCATCCTA
Protein-coding regions in this window:
- a CDS encoding fasciclin domain-containing protein, which translates into the protein MKRKVIAVLMILLLVAFSSTAFAADETIVEIAAGNEDFSTLVAALQKAELVDTLSGEGPFTVFAPTNDAFAKLLNELGIEAEDLLNHPQLSDVLLYHVVSGSVMSTDLEEGMTPETLLGETIEVSLTDGVKINDSTVTTADVEATNGVIHIIDTVLVPDSFVLEVEEDAEEDAEEETTVPQTGDIGALPYLLTAALGATGIVAFRKKSKK
- the srtB gene encoding class B sortase, translating into MKLLRLISIAVFILSLSMIFVGLRDSSLNQKQNEQIRDMARSHNDQTIEDIRDEKILEMKSIKVPKVEIGSKFISLLEINKDVIGWISIENTRVDYPVVLGFDNEHYLDHDFYGKKSRAGTIFMDFRNRSEKKHLILYGHNMRDGSMFKDLIKYKKESFFYDNPIIQFDFLSRNERWEIFSAYVTDTNFYYIETSFKNNAEFTSFIDEIKGKSKYKTDIYPEANDQILTLSTCTYDFSDARFVIHARKIN
- a CDS encoding PAS domain S-box protein, which gives rise to MKESRYRSIASISNIGVWEYHVERNLLWCSNEYFEMLGYSPDEFEIKSGNLKSTWIDLLHEEDRESTSEFFRNYIESYEKFLYDTHFRMKTKSGRWAWIRSRGKLLNEEGETIVVGTHVDVTELVDSKRQMEIERHKLENIIKGTNAGTWEWNVQTNETVFNERWAEIIGHNLSDLKPTNIETWRSFVHPEDLPLAEKALEKAFQMEVPFYQIEYRMRHKEGFWVWIDDRGKVVSWTDEGKPMWMTGAHLDITDKKEREREMLYSNNLMKYIIEHNRSDVAVHDKDLNYLYVSQTYLERYRVKDKNVIGKHHYEVFPDLPQKWRDVHQRALKGEVLCAEEDPYFRADGTVDWTRWECRPWYDNEGEIGGIVVYTEIINERREMEQALIKEKELFKTTLLSVGDGVISTDEKGNIQVMNPVAENLTGWSQAEASGKPLCQVLDIINEFSRESCLNPVEEVLKTGKVIELANHTILISKDGSEIPIEDSAAPIKDFRGNINGVVIVFRDFTEKREKIDKIEYLSYHDHLTGLYNRRYMEEVIKKFNDTAYLPLSFLVIDVNGLKLTNDAFGHAMGDKLLKLVSNVLKKISNNEGIVGRMGGDEFCILMPNTDAKKADRLKNEIISMASRSKLDSLIVSVSVGYATKNKLEEKLENIMVMADNDMYKDKIKFGKTMRSRTIETVLRNINFKYDQEQIHTERVSQYCEAIAKEMNYATDKVAEIKTAGVLHDIGKIMIPPELLNKVGRLTNDEFEVIKRHPEIGYQILKSVDEYAMLAEAVLYHHERWDGKGYPEGLKGEDIPVVSRIVAVADAFEAMTAKRAYQSTRTVEEALSELVRCSGTQFDSAIVDLFVKLMSA